In the genome of Capricornis sumatraensis isolate serow.1 chromosome 4, serow.2, whole genome shotgun sequence, the window CTGCGAGAGCAGAACAAAGTGGGGTCGGGCCCATCCCTGGGCACATGGTGAAGTGGCACGCGATGTACCCCATCCCCATTGTGAGGTGCAAATTCTTTGTGACACTGGAGACACCGCAGAACAAAAATACTATTAGAAATGCTTCAAAAGGAACATTTTTTGGCTGCGATAGAGACTTTTGACATTATTTATTAGGTTCAGAACGGCCTCTGTGAAGCCTGACAATGGTTCTGTGGAAACCAGTACATCTGAGGCCCTTTCTGTTGTTCTGGGCAGGCATTGATTTGAAGATAGGCAGCACTCACCGAACAATTCCCTCGCAGCGGTCAGTGTAAGTGAGCATTCACCCCCGGCCTAGGAGGGGCCTGTGAACAAACCGTATGGAAACGCGGGGGTGGgcgggagtggggagaggagcaAACCTTGATTAACCTCTtggagaggagactggtaggaGTACTGGCAAATCCAGGAAGGGGAGCTCCTGCCAGACTACTGTGGAGGGAGGCGTCTGCCCCGGGCCCATTTTCCTCGGGGGAATGAGGATGCTTGGGGAGCATCTTTGGTGCCATGGCAACTGTGCCTATTCGGACTGGATTTCCGGGCGCGCCTGGGAGCCGGCTTTGGGAATCTAGGCTTGCGGGTCGGTGCACCTACTGGGGCTGCTGTCTTCTCCACCAGCTCCAGTTCTGAGGAACTCCAGTAGACTCTGGGCGATGCAAAGGGGGTCTGGCTTCTCCGGAAGAGACCAATGGCAATGTAAGGCCTCAGAATAAGACCTGGAAGGCAAGGAAGAGCCAAGGTGGTGCTCAAGTGTGAGGAATTTACACCGACCGACCGTCCACCCCcgctaaaacttaaaaaaaaaaaaaaagaaaagaaaagtctcCTGATAACTGGATGTTTCAGAAATCCACGACGTTTGCATCAAGctgagagaaaaaattttaaatccccTGACATTATGCTCGTGTGCTTCCcatgtttctttaagaaaataaagtgctATCTAttcctttcctggagaaggcaggactccagtactcctgcctggaaaattccatggacagaggagcctggtaggctgcagtccatggggtcgctgagggtcggacacgactgagcgacttcactttgacttttcactttcatgcattggagaa includes:
- the C4H12orf42 gene encoding uncharacterized protein C12orf42 homolog, translated to MAQRYLSRLPGAPGNPVRIGTVAMAPKMLPKHPHSPEENGPGADASLHSSLAGAPLPGFASTPTSLLSKRLIKVCSSPHSRPPPRFHTVCSQAPPRPGVNAHLH